Part of the Nicotiana sylvestris chromosome 2, ASM39365v2, whole genome shotgun sequence genome, taaatgaaaaaaaaatctccATCGAACACTAAAATATGTCATGAGTTATTTATTCCTTCATTTATTCGTAGAATGTCGATCTTGTGCAGAGACCCTTGTCATCCAAAGTGGAGTCATGAACATCAATTCATTATCATACACTACAATTTGAGATGCATATTATTGAGGAGGAATGATGGGCCCATATTGAGAAGTAAAGGTCTATATACTACGTAAAAGACATGATGAAAAGGAAATTTGAAGGAGGTATAAGGAAGAGGCTTAATGAAGAAGATGACTGAAGGATAAGAAGTTGACTCAAGTCTAAGGGAATGAAACAAAAGTGATGAATCAATAAAACtacataattaaaatatttataataatATGCAGTTCAAGTAAACATTAGAAGAAAAAATCTGATTATGAATTTTGAAGATGAAACGCCAAAGAAGAAGCATGAGTCCTATTAGGAACGGTTAGATTAACCGTGTCTTTGATAGTGACTTTTAGGATGATTATTATAATAGTGAACGGGTGCAATTAGATGGAGAATTAGTGAGGtgacttttggattattttaagtAGAATATAAATCAAGAAAAGGgaggaaaaacaaaaaaattgaggtaaagataaaaaaaattctaGCTTTAGAGAGTGTCACATCACCTCTCTTAGGCCCTCAattatatagatatatagatttttatttaaaaaaaattaaactccGAAAAGGATGAAAGCTTGATCCTATTTATCTAACTCAATGAAGGAAGATTTATGCTCTACGAAAGTCATCTATACCTTGTTATTTGAACTTTCGTTAGGGATTGATTCAAGTTCGCATATCATCCTTTATAGACAAACCATTATCATGAATAAGAGAATATACATGTTGATAAACACTCTTCCTTTAGTCCAATAGTCATGAGTAATATCAGTCAGGCACATATCCCTAGTTTATTATATATTTACAATTATATACAATAGTTATCCGCTAGATAAATTTATGAATACGAGGATAAATTACAAAACTTTATGACAACACTATTGAAAagtattttattaatattttctttaaaaagaaaatcacttTGCATGCAATAGCTAGTAACATTTTTAACATTAACAACCTAAGAATCTTCAAAATTTTAACAATCCAAAAATAATTATGAGACATTAGTTTGATTTTTATATAATCTCTGCTTTACGTTTTCGTCTCTACCTCTTGCAATTGATTTGCACCCAGAGGAAAAAAATAGGGTCAATTTAAGAGTCTTTTGGTATTTTGAGATGGAAGACTTATAATTATAATTataataaattaatataatttgTTGCAAATATTAAGTGCAAGTAAAACTGTTGTTCGAAAAGTTACTCATAGTTGTTAAAAAATTATGTTATTCTCACGAAAACAACTGGAGTACCTTTAATTAGGATGTAATTTGCTAATTGCTATATggaaactacttttgaataacgTATAGTACTAATGTTCTTAATAATTGACTTTTTAATGATTTACTTAGGGTAATTTTCATTGATGTTAAAGTCCAAAAATTTAGGTAtataataaaataagaaaaaatttaataatCAAATCTCAGTAGATTTTCAAGTGCTAAATTTtaggtaattttaaattacgaTTTTGTTTAATATAAAatctattttaaaagggtaaaaagggGAACGACACTTCACTaaggaccttcgtgcttttaatatagtacacCTTCAAATTTTGAATTAGATAAACAAATAAATACGAAGAAAATCCCAGGCAGCTAGCTGGAAGTTAAGATATGAAAGCATCTTTTTGGTtagtattttttctttttctttttcaccacATGGTTATAGAGAAAAGTCTTTTCTCCACATTCTATATAAATGCTAATCCTAGATGTTCATGAACTACACCTCAAACAAAGCAAAAATTATAGTAATGGCTTCTCTTCCCCTTCTCACCACCAATGCCATctcttcatcatcttcttctttaaCCACCACACCTCTTTCCAATTTGcattcttctcctttctttacAAAGACATCAAAAGTTTCCACTATAGATAAGTGCAGTAACTATCGTTTCCAAGTTTCATGCAAGGGTACAGAAGATGACCAAACCATCAACACTTCcaaatcttctgattcttcaaaCAATAAGATCATTGATAGAAGAAACATGCTACTTGGATTAGGAGGCATTTATGGTGCTGCTACTCTTGTTGGTGGTCATCCCTTTGCCTTCGCGGCTCCTGTGCCCGGACCTGACGTTTCCAAATGTGGTCCTGCAGATTTGCCACCAGGTACTGTtagatagttttttttttgtgtgtgtgtatatatatatatatatatatatatatatatatatatatgtatgcatgtatgtatatatatgtatatgtatatgtatatatgtatatgtatgtatgtatatgtatatgtatatgtatatgtatgtatgaaGTGAGTATATCTCACGTCGAAACACAAATATGAAGTTGAAGGCACTACATATATATATTAACTAGTTAATTTGACCGCGCGAAAGCaaaatattattatttcattGACGAAATATTTTTTAGTACTCGAATATTACAAATAATTTAAATTGAGCTTTGCGAAAACTAAAAATATTTGTAATTTTGCTTTGAAAGATAGTCGAAGCATATAAGTTTTAAAGCTCCAATACTAAGGTACTTTTCGATATTTAATTTTTCAAAAGCTAAACCATAAGTCATATCAAAACAAAACCTCTAAAGTGAACACAAAAAGATAATAGCCACGACAACATAACAATAGAAAGGCTAAAGTAACAGTGTCGTCGAACCTGTTCATGCTTTCGGGAAAATAGAATTGACTAATAATTTGATTacaataaaaattaaatatatttAGGCcataaatctaagatataataaTTTTATCACCTTTCTGTGTGACTGAAGCTGACGCACACCTCGTTTAATTTTACTAATCAATTTCGATGGGTAAATAGCACCATGAGCCTTACTTTCAACCAAATACTACTATAAATTCTTGTGTTTTTATCATATATCAAACTTTTGACAAATATTATCAATCTTTTTATTTAATGTTAACTTGCATTACATCCTTGTAAGAATAGTAAATATATAAAAATCATTATGAGCGATAAAATTTTTGTATACAGATGTCTTTGTAATTCTCTTAGAGAGAAGGGACATGTACGCCGAATAACTCTGTTAATTTTCATAGAAGGACCAATATAACTCAATATACTATATATTCTAATATACTATAGAAAGAGCGTTGAACGACTATATATCCAATATCAATTTCTGAGGCTACAATGAAAATCTAATATAGTTTAAACTTCATATCACTAAATTATATATAAGCAACATTTATAGATATTGTTGTCGAATGCTTGTTTTGGAGGAAGAGAAGTACCAGGAAGTTGAACTTCTATGCAATACCAAAATCCAAGTTTATAATAAGAATCTAATATGTTCTAAACTCCATAACACTAAACTATATGTAAACAACATTTATAGATATTGTTGTTCAAGGCGTGACCTCATCTGCTAAAAGTGAAATGGTATTTTTCGTAGAGCTGCAACTAAATTAAACTCTAATAGTGTTGATGAACTGAAACTTTAAAATTTGGTTTGAAACGCTGTTGTTTTCGAGAAACGTGAAACGGTGCTTTTAGTCCTTCATAGCTTAATTGTCAGAATTTAGTATAATTGAGTATCCTATTAAAATGAGAGGAGAAAACTCAAAACTGAGAAATTAAATAAATCATACAAAGACAATCACAATGTTCATCACACTTCACTTAATATGTCTACATTCCAAGTAGTGATTGGGTATAAAATTATCTTTGTTATCTATTTTTTCTGATTTCACCCAAACAACTTTTTTAGACACGTATATTTTCTACCATCTCtctttttaataattatttatagtTTTTTAAAGTATTATACTCAAAGACTTTTATTATTCTAGTTTAGATATATTTAATTTTTGCTCAATtagaaattataaattaaataatttctaaataaattaaataatttctgaaaatggAAAGAGGAGAAAATACTATTAAAAAAAGTTCATTTTCTTATTTTAAAAATAGGTGAGTTACTTGAACTTgttttatatttaaatacaatattaGCTTCAATAGATAAATTTCAAATGGAAGCTAACATATAGAAAGGAGAGAGCCTCATGACACCAATTTCAGCCACTAATTTCAATTAACGAATGACTAATTTCAATTATGAAATAATCTCAACCGAGGAAATCAATATTGCCGCTCATGAATAGTTTAAATTAGCACTATTAGGAGTCTACTCAAACATCATTTGTGAATATCTCTCTATTTAAATCTCAAGTTCTGAACACTACACTATTCCAAATAAATATGCACATTCTTTTGTATACATCCAGTGCATCTCCATCACTAAAGATCTTAACGAAAACTTACCTCTTTCCAAGATGATGTTACCTTCCTCATAATAACATACGTTGCATGATTCAAATGATTATTTGAAACTcagcaaagaaaaaaaatcttaacAAATAAAAATATCATCATTTTTAAGAAAAGTGAAGATGCCAATATAAACCTGGCCAATTAGAAAATGTAAAATTTACACTTGACTAACGTCCGCGCATAAGAGAAAGCCTTTCTAGATCAAAACTACAACATCAAGGATCTCTCTGTCCTTGCGCCAAATTTCAGGCTTCAAATCTTTTCTTCTGAACCTGAAAACAACCATGTTTATGCAGGATATTTGTGAAATCGGTACAACTAAAATTGCTATATTAACAAAAAATCTCAAAAATACTTATATTTTCTAGATATCAGATAGAGAGAAACAAAATATGTAGAAATCAAGATGTGGACTGGAAATATGCAAAACAATAATCTACATAAGGTTGAAATTCAAACGCCGACATCCATTCAAATGGGATAAGTAAGTAAAGGAGTAAAAAAAAAATGCATGTTTGAACGAAGGTAGGAGAACAAACTTTTTAAAAAGGGGAGAGGATGCATCCACTCAATAGAGATGGACAAAATGTTTGAAAGATGACCAATGAATTTTAAAGTCAAATATGAAAAACTTTTTCTGTTACGTACCATTTGCTATATAATTGCTACGGGTCTTTTAAAATGTGGTCATTGGGTTCTGGAGGAACGGTTGGTTATCAGTTGTAATGGCTTTTGGAATTCATTTTCAAGAGACATGACTTTTGGAATCCtacattattaaaaaaaaaaatttaaaaaaaaagaatgggtGGGAGAAATAAGAAAAAATGGAGAAAAAAGATAATTTGAAATCCAGGCTTAGAAGAGTGCCACATCACCGGGTAATGCCcctcaattatatatatatatatatatagatagatagattaaATACTtgctattttaatttttattaagaATTTGAATTTAAtctgaattttaaaattaaattaatgaATATGCATGTTCGTTAAGTAAGGGATAAAAATTTTGAATAGTCCAAAAATTATCTATGAATTCAGTCCTTCTATATGAGAAGTGGTTAAGTTAATTAATTTGCAACATATCGTGCCTAATTTATTGTCTTCTGATAAAACTTAGCTTGTCCATATTTTTCCTAATAATATACGGGCAATATACTTTAACAAAGTTACTTGCACGCCTCAAagccttttttttcttcattGTCTAATTACAGTAATTTATATTTTTGTAACAGGTGCAGCACCAGTCAACTGTTGTCCTCCGACAACGGCGAACATCATCGACTTCCAACTTCCACCACCGTCAACCACCCTCCGTACACGGCCAGCAGCTCATTCCGCCGATAGTGCCTATATAGAGAAATTCAACAGAGCTATTCAGCTCATGAAACAACTTCCAGATAACGATCCACGTAGCTTCAAGCAACAAGCAAATGTTCATTGTGCTTACTGTGATGGAGCTTATGAACAACTAGGTTTCCCAAGTTCTGAACTCCAAGTTCATTCCTCTTGGCTTTTCTTCCCTTTCCATCGTTGTTATCTCTACTTCTTCGAAAAAATCTTGGGAAGTTTAATAAATGACCCTACTTTCGCTATCCCATTTTGGAACTGGGATCATCCTGATGGCATGAGACTTCCGGCCATGTATGCGAACCGTAGTTCTTCTCTCTTCGATCCTCTCCGTGATCAGAAGCATCAGCCTCCGGTCATTGTTGATCTCGACTTCAATGGAGCGGATCCTAACATAAGTAACGCTCAACAAACTTCCCAGAATCTGACAATCATGTATAGGCAAATGGTCTCTCTAGGAAGTACTCCGGCAGCTTTCCTCGGAGACCCTTACCGTGCCGGTGGCGAACCGGGTGGTGCTGGGTCCCTCGAGAACATTCCACATGGAACGGTCCATGTTTGGACCGGTGATAGAACCCAACCTAATTTTGAAAATATGGGAGTTTTTTATGCAGCTGGTAGAGACCCTATTTTCTATGCTCATCATTCTAATATTGATAGATTGTGGAGTGTTTGGAAAACCCTAGGTGGAAGACGTCAAGATTTTACTGACCCTGATTTTTTAAATTCTTCGTTTTTGTTTTACGATGAGAAAGCACAAATGGTACGTATTAGGGTACGTGACTGTTTGGATACAACAAGACTTGGATACGTTTATCAAGGTGTAGTTAATCCGTGGATAAATTCTCGTCCAAGGGCTAGGGTTTCAAGTGCTTTGAGTAGCGTAAGGAGGCTTGCTGAAGCAAAAGATTATTTCCCAACAAAACTTGACCATGTGATAAGAGTAATGGTGAAAAGGCCAAATAATAAGAAGAGAAACAAGGAGGAGAAAGATGCAAAAGAGGAGTTTTTAGTGGTTGAAGGGATAGAGCTGGAAACTGATGTTTTTGTCAAGTTTGATGTGTTGATTAATGATGAAGATGAGACTGTAATTTCGCCGAATAATGCTGAGTTTGCAGGTAGTTTTGTGAACGTGCCACATCTTAGTCATGGTAAGAGTGACGAGAAACGTAAGACTAAGTTGAAGTTGGCTATAACTGAGCTGCTGGAAGATTTAGATGCTGAGGATGATGATCATGTGGTGGTGACTTTTGTTCCAAAGAATGGTTCTGGTGCTGTGAAAATTGGAGGTGTCAAGATTGTGCTTGAGGATTGATTGCTAACCGGGTACAGTAAGTTCCCGCTATGTGCGAGGTCCGAGGAGGTATTTCACAAATTAAAGGTCTATTATAGGGAACATTATCATGCATTTCAGCATTCCCCCTATGCTTGTGGATTGATTATgactagaaaaataaaagagtttTAAATAGTTTCCTCAATGAATTAAGCATTTTAAGTTTCTTCATATTGTAAGTGTGTTTGAATGGAATAAAGGAAGAAAACTACTTACAtggatattttattattttcttctacATGTATAACTACAACTAGTAACTTTCAAACTAAGTAGGGCAATTTCTAATAACGGGACGTGGAATCTTTTGAAATTAAGCATAACTGAAATATTTAGTGGATAATAACTGTATGTTTATTCTTTAATTATTATATGGATCGgagttgttatatttttatttatagttggTGGGAGCTGGCCGGGAAGTTTGGTTTAGTATGAATGTAGTAGGTTTTCTCATAGTTATAAATGGGAGCAATAATCAACATAAACGAAAAAATTATTGAATATTAGACTAATTGTTATTGTGTTCAAACATATAAACGACATAGTCCGATTGATGAAAATGAAATGCAGAAGCAAAATTGAGAGGGAAACCCGAGATTGATGAAAATGAAATGCAGAAGCAAAATTGAGAGGGAAAACCGAGAGAGATAGATAGATATATTCCATCTGGTCCCAGAGTGATCATATCTAATGAATCTACATGTCTATGTGGATCCTTCGATCCTTATATATACGCCTAATGCAAATTACAAATGTGGACAGAAATACAAGTAAACTGGCTAATAATGTAAAAGCTGATAAACCCTTCGGGGTTGCCCAGTTGGTTTGGAGGATGATCATCCATATGGATGTCCTGGGATCGAATCCCTCTCAATGCCTTATAGGTAAAGCTTGTCGCACAGGGCTTGCCTAGTGTGGTTTACATCCTCTGTGTGGTTTACAGGCGATTACACAAGGGGAGGTTTACTCAGTGCGCACAAAGTGCTCACCCGAAGGGCAGAGGCTCACCCGAAGAGGTTGTAGCGGCTGCGGGTTTTCCctctttacaaaaaaaaaatgtaaaaactgATTACAATGATAATATAGGCTAGGCTTTTTTCACTTTTACCCGCATCCAAAACTATTTACCTTTGATAGCcgaaaaaagtgtataaaatttgtataatttttgtacataagtacaaaatatatatatatatatatatatatatatatatatatatatatatatatatacacaaaaaaaaatatatatatttttttcaagcTATTATTTTGAAAGtggctatacaatgtcattttcccTATAGACTACTACAGTCTATTAGGCCTTCTTTTTTGGACTACTGAACTGAAATCGGGCCACTATCAACATCAAGGCGAAAAAAAATTTAACTAGCCATTTTTACTGTTGGTCAATCAAATTTAGCCGTATAATCCAAAGTCAACTATATTTAGCCAGTAAATTAGCACAGGAAcaatttattgataaaaataccCCTACATTGTTTATAAGAGTTACGCGACATGACCTCATGCTCTGTTTCCGCAGAATCTCGTGGTGTCAATCTACAAATTGAAGTAAGCTCTCACGATTATTATTCCGATTCTTCAAATTTTCTGGTTTAATCTTCTTATTCTTCTCACTGTGTTAATCTACGATTCTTCTTATTTGTAATTGAGATCGTAACTAATAATATCTGCATTGTTATATATTATTATAAATTTTATATGAAAAACGTTTATTCTGTGCTAGAATGTGTGCTGTTATTAAACACCGAAAATGTTTAGTTCATTAAAAACATACAGTTAAAGTAATGGCAAATAAATTAATTGCAGATCAAAATATCCAATATAATATGCTACACTATTCTGAATTGATATATAAAACTTATAAATTTccagaatattatacggagagtACTATGATTGAAAGACCAAGAATATATCTAAATGTTTAAGGTTCACCTACTATCCTAAATAAAAAATTTAGAATTTTATTGTTAGATATGTCAAAACTACACTCTCTAGCTGTAACACCCCGAAAAATTTCAAAGTACTTAAGcgctattaagaaagttgatgtgcgttaattttattattttatgtgCAGACGGagactattaatatgatggataccaattagatatgataataagtgtacgaggcatattataagtgatttggggtctaaggatgTCACGACCTAATCCTTCCTCCGTAAAATGTCccgacgacacctagtctctacgactaagtaagcctatCATTTGCGATAAATAACCAACGATGAAGCAAAAACCGTAACGACTAACAACAacagataatttaaataaatgaTAGAGATGTcgttcggcatatacaataatcaatTCTCAAATATACACAACATCCTCCCAAGACACAGAACAccataagtcacaagcttctaagatTTATCTATATGTTCTATACATCAGTATCTAGAAGAAATAGGGAAGGACAACACAAAAgagatagagggggactccgaggtctgcagACGCGAACAGATGTACTTTGAAGTTTCCGGAGCAGTAGCAGCTATGCAACTAAAAATGAGGCTGGTAGgaggcacctggatctgcacacaaaaacaTGTGTAGAAGAGCAGCACgagtacaccataacggtacccagtaagtactAAACCTAACCCCggttgagtagtgacgaggtcagatCAGGGCCCTTCTGGTATATATAGATATTAAATATGATAGTACAAAATATCGTAGTATAATAAAAAGACTGACATTTAACAAGAAGATAATCACAGAAGCATAGCAGTACAGTACACAGGACCAACAACTGGGGATCTCCCGtaataccgtctcgtagtcccaaaagtaaatgtgtaggggaatctcccgggataccgtcccgtagtcccaaagtaaatgtgcatggggatctcccgaaaatatcatttcgtagtcccaaagtaaatatgccgggggatctcccggaataccgttccatagtcccaaagtaaatgtacacggggatctcccagaataccgttccgtagtcccaaagtaaatacgcagggggatctcccagaataccgtttcATAGTCGCAAAGTAAATAGGCAGCTCAAAATAATGGAATAATAGTTACAACAAGAAATCCTGTAGTTTAGGCTAAATACAAGTCAAGGAAAAAGAAGGAAATCCACTAAGCATGGTGCACAGAGTTCAGGTAAGAACttaagacacgtagacatgcTATTCTAGGCTAAATAGAATAACTACACATGCtggtataactcaaataagaaggaACATGCTATTTGTACGCGGCGAAATCGGAAGACTCGATTTCTCACTGTTAAGACATTTCGGAAGCATATCCCGGGGTTTCAAGAGCAGGAGGCCACAACCGAACTCTcaacctcggggctcgtcgaagcCCGATTCGGAGGAAATAGAGGAAGATGCCCTCTAGGCACATGGCTATGCCTGACAAACGCGACCTACCCAAAGCCTACGCTGAAGCATCACGTCAAGCCAACCCATCACTGTACTTTGTAGCTAACCCCCATATACTTGTAGCCAAGTCTCCCCCTCTATATAAAGGGGGCTCACTCCATCTTGTAAAGGAtggatgttgctccatttctccacaagtgcaataatatctctctctctcccccCTTTTCTTCTAAGTCATTCGTTCTCATTGGCCCGAGGCCACTTCGTATTTATTGTTTTATTACTTGTTCTTCACCTTCCAGCTAtacattggccataaagagccttattCAATCATATTACTTCTTATTATCCCCTTCCCGACTATCCCTGATAGTTCGAACTCGGACCGAGTTTCGGCCCCGAGGCCTCCATCGACCTACTCTGCATCCGGCTAACAGGCCC contains:
- the LOC104231195 gene encoding polyphenol oxidase, chloroplastic-like; translated protein: MNYTSNKAKIIVMASLPLLTTNAISSSSSSLTTTPLSNLHSSPFFTKTSKVSTIDKCSNYRFQVSCKGTEDDQTINTSKSSDSSNNKIIDRRNMLLGLGGIYGAATLVGGHPFAFAAPVPGPDVSKCGPADLPPGAAPVNCCPPTTANIIDFQLPPPSTTLRTRPAAHSADSAYIEKFNRAIQLMKQLPDNDPRSFKQQANVHCAYCDGAYEQLGFPSSELQVHSSWLFFPFHRCYLYFFEKILGSLINDPTFAIPFWNWDHPDGMRLPAMYANRSSSLFDPLRDQKHQPPVIVDLDFNGADPNISNAQQTSQNLTIMYRQMVSLGSTPAAFLGDPYRAGGEPGGAGSLENIPHGTVHVWTGDRTQPNFENMGVFYAAGRDPIFYAHHSNIDRLWSVWKTLGGRRQDFTDPDFLNSSFLFYDEKAQMVRIRVRDCLDTTRLGYVYQGVVNPWINSRPRARVSSALSSVRRLAEAKDYFPTKLDHVIRVMVKRPNNKKRNKEEKDAKEEFLVVEGIELETDVFVKFDVLINDEDETVISPNNAEFAGSFVNVPHLSHGKSDEKRKTKLKLAITELLEDLDAEDDDHVVVTFVPKNGSGAVKIGGVKIVLED